In Syngnathus typhle isolate RoL2023-S1 ecotype Sweden linkage group LG14, RoL_Styp_1.0, whole genome shotgun sequence, one genomic interval encodes:
- the LOC133166955 gene encoding 3-keto-steroid reductase/17-beta-hydroxysteroid dehydrogenase 7-like isoform X1: MNKVVLVTGANSGIGLALCQRLLSCQDAEGLHLCLACRNMRRAEAARSALLASHSAAQVTLLQMDTSSISSVLTAARELQLRFNRLDYVYLNAGIMPNPQFDLKAFFEGLFSSNVITMLTTGEGILTQKDGITPDGLQEVFAVNLFGHFLLIRELEPILCQAGRTSQLIWTSSSNARRSAFSLEDVQHRKGREPYSSSKYASDSLSLAINTHYNKQLTCAHQGLYSSVICPGFVMTNLTYGILPSFPAFLWTLFLPLLWLIRVFINTFTLTPYNGAEALIWLFNRKPEMLDPRAKYHSLTSGLGHCYTQPRQMDVDLDTSEELYDQLLQLEREVRRKHITS, translated from the exons atgaataaGGTTGTTTTGGTGACGGGAGCCAACAG TGGCATCGGCCTGGCTCTGTGTCAGCGTCTCCTCAGCTGCCAGGATGCAGAAGGACTCCACTTGTGTCTGGCCTGTCGGAACATGCGTCGGGCTGAAGCCGCCCGCTCTGCCCTGCTCGCTTCCCACTCTGCGGCCCAGGTGACGCTGCTGCAAATGGACACCAGCAGCATCAGCTCGGTTCTCACTGCTGCACGGGAGCTCCAACTCAg GTTTAACCGGCTGGATTATGTCTATCTAAATGCGGGCATCATGCCGAACCCACAGTTTGACCTCAAGGCTTTCTTCGAAGGCCTCTTTTCCAG caatGTCATCACCATGTTGACAACTGGCGAGGGCATCCTGACCCAGAAGGATGGCATCACTCCAGATGGCTTGCAGGAAGTATTCGCCGTCAACCTCTTTGGTCACTTCCTGCTT ATCAGGGAGCTGGAGCCGATTCTTTGCCAAGCAGGTCGGACCTCTCAGCTCATCTGGACGTCCTCCAGTAACGCTCGCCGCTCGGCTTTTAGCCTGGAAGACGTCCAGCACCGCAAAGGCCGCGAACCGTACAGCTCGTCCAAATATGCTTCGGACAGTCTCAGTCTGGCGATTAACACTCATTACAATAAACAG CTGACTTGTGCTCACCAGGGCTTATACTCATCTGTGATTTGTCCCGGTTTTGTGATGACCAACCTGACCTACGGcatcctgccttccttcccagCATTCCTCTGGACCCTATTTTTGCCTCTCCTATGGCTG ATCAGAGTGTTTATCAATACGTTCACCCTGACACCTTACAATGGAGCTGAAGCTTTG atttggctttttAATCGAAAACCTGAAATGTTGGACCCACGGGCCAAATACCACAGTTTAACATCTGGCCTCGGTCATTGCTACACTCAACCACGGCAG ATGGATGTCGACTTGGACACGTCGGAGGAGCTCTATGACCAGCTGCTGCAGCTGGAACGGGAAGTGAGGAGGAAGCATATCACATCTTAA
- the LOC133166955 gene encoding 3-keto-steroid reductase/17-beta-hydroxysteroid dehydrogenase 7-like isoform X2 yields MNKVVLVTGANSGIGLALCQRLLSCQDAEGLHLCLACRNMRRAEAARSALLASHSAAQVTLLQMDTSSISSVLTAARELQLRFNRLDYVYLNAGIMPNPQFDLKAFFEGLFSSNVITMLTTGEGILTQKDGITPDGLQEVFAVNLFGHFLLIRELEPILCQAGRTSQLIWTSSSNARRSAFSLEDVQHRKGREPYSSSKYASDSLSLAINTHYNKQGLYSSVICPGFVMTNLTYGILPSFPAFLWTLFLPLLWLIRVFINTFTLTPYNGAEALIWLFNRKPEMLDPRAKYHSLTSGLGHCYTQPRQMDVDLDTSEELYDQLLQLEREVRRKHITS; encoded by the exons atgaataaGGTTGTTTTGGTGACGGGAGCCAACAG TGGCATCGGCCTGGCTCTGTGTCAGCGTCTCCTCAGCTGCCAGGATGCAGAAGGACTCCACTTGTGTCTGGCCTGTCGGAACATGCGTCGGGCTGAAGCCGCCCGCTCTGCCCTGCTCGCTTCCCACTCTGCGGCCCAGGTGACGCTGCTGCAAATGGACACCAGCAGCATCAGCTCGGTTCTCACTGCTGCACGGGAGCTCCAACTCAg GTTTAACCGGCTGGATTATGTCTATCTAAATGCGGGCATCATGCCGAACCCACAGTTTGACCTCAAGGCTTTCTTCGAAGGCCTCTTTTCCAG caatGTCATCACCATGTTGACAACTGGCGAGGGCATCCTGACCCAGAAGGATGGCATCACTCCAGATGGCTTGCAGGAAGTATTCGCCGTCAACCTCTTTGGTCACTTCCTGCTT ATCAGGGAGCTGGAGCCGATTCTTTGCCAAGCAGGTCGGACCTCTCAGCTCATCTGGACGTCCTCCAGTAACGCTCGCCGCTCGGCTTTTAGCCTGGAAGACGTCCAGCACCGCAAAGGCCGCGAACCGTACAGCTCGTCCAAATATGCTTCGGACAGTCTCAGTCTGGCGATTAACACTCATTACAATAAACAG GGCTTATACTCATCTGTGATTTGTCCCGGTTTTGTGATGACCAACCTGACCTACGGcatcctgccttccttcccagCATTCCTCTGGACCCTATTTTTGCCTCTCCTATGGCTG ATCAGAGTGTTTATCAATACGTTCACCCTGACACCTTACAATGGAGCTGAAGCTTTG atttggctttttAATCGAAAACCTGAAATGTTGGACCCACGGGCCAAATACCACAGTTTAACATCTGGCCTCGGTCATTGCTACACTCAACCACGGCAG ATGGATGTCGACTTGGACACGTCGGAGGAGCTCTATGACCAGCTGCTGCAGCTGGAACGGGAAGTGAGGAGGAAGCATATCACATCTTAA